A window from Shimia isoporae encodes these proteins:
- a CDS encoding sarcosine oxidase subunit alpha family protein produces the protein MSTRLTTGGRLLNKSKQVGFVFNGRRYTGYEGDTLASALLANDQMLMGRSFKYHRPRGVVASGAEEPNALVNLGAGGKFEPNQRATTTELYDGLSATSQNHWPSLEFDVGVVNNYAARFFPAGFYYKTFMAPRAAWKHVFEPIVRQSAGLGKAPKDRDADRYEHYYAFFDVVVVGGGVAGLQAAKAAGQAGAKVLLMEQTAHWGGRAPVDGGEIDGKTSEAFVNATVAELNAMDNVTIRTRMMGAGVYDHGYVLGYERLTDHAPAVAGPRHRLWRIRAKQIVTATGAIERPISFAGNDIPGVMLASAVRDYAVNFGVSAGDRTVVVTNNDDAYRTAIALKSAGLDVPVILDARAAGGGALAEEAKALGIRVENGKAIAKVKGGKRVTGVAICAQAGEGGVLEEISCDAVAMSGGWSPVVHLWSHCGGKLIWDEDQAHFRPDPDRAPTSHDGNGFVVTAGTASGPLLTGDVLSDAQSAGVAAAKAAGFDGAADEAPKAEVQDEASMEPVWLMPQGAGPKLRMKAWLDYQNDVKVSDVKLAAQEGYESVEHTKRYTTLGMATDQGKLSNINGLAVLSDALNQPIPATGTTTFRPPYTPISMGAIAGEARDEAFQPLRRTPIHDWHEDNGAFFEPVGHWRRPYCFPRSNESHADAVKREINQTRNSVGLLDASTLGKIIVKGPDAGKFLDMMYTNMMSTLKPGKCRYGLMCNENGFLIDDGVVARIDEDTFLCHTTTGGAERIHGWMEDWLQCEWWDWQVYTANVTEQYAQIAVVGPNARKVIEKLGGEMDVSKEGLAFMEWKDGKIGDFDARAYRISFSGELSYEIAVPASQGRAFWDALLEAGEEFGIMPYGTEALHVMRAEKGFIMIGDETDGTVIPQDLNMQWAISKKKEDFLGKRAQMRDHMASPDRWKLAGFETLDGSVIPDGAYIVASGSNANGQRNVQGRVTSTYYSPTLDRGIAMGLLHLGPDRMGEVVEFNKVDGSTVKAKVVDPVFYDKDGEKQNV, from the coding sequence ATGAGCACACGCCTGACGACCGGCGGTCGCCTGTTGAACAAATCCAAGCAGGTCGGTTTCGTGTTTAACGGCCGCCGTTACACCGGCTATGAGGGCGACACTCTGGCGTCAGCCCTTCTGGCAAACGACCAGATGCTGATGGGCCGGTCGTTCAAATACCACCGCCCCCGCGGCGTTGTGGCCTCGGGCGCGGAAGAACCCAATGCGCTGGTGAACCTTGGCGCAGGCGGCAAGTTTGAGCCCAACCAGCGCGCCACCACAACCGAGCTATACGACGGTCTGAGCGCGACCAGCCAGAACCACTGGCCGTCTCTGGAATTCGACGTGGGTGTCGTCAACAATTACGCCGCGCGGTTTTTCCCGGCAGGCTTTTACTACAAGACCTTCATGGCGCCGCGCGCGGCATGGAAACACGTCTTTGAACCCATTGTGCGCCAGTCCGCGGGTCTCGGCAAAGCGCCCAAGGATCGTGACGCGGACCGCTACGAGCATTACTACGCCTTCTTCGATGTTGTTGTTGTCGGCGGCGGTGTGGCTGGTTTGCAGGCTGCAAAGGCCGCAGGGCAGGCGGGTGCCAAGGTGTTGTTGATGGAGCAGACCGCCCATTGGGGGGGACGTGCTCCTGTGGACGGTGGCGAGATTGACGGCAAGACATCCGAGGCATTTGTCAATGCAACCGTTGCAGAACTGAACGCGATGGACAACGTCACCATCCGCACACGGATGATGGGGGCGGGCGTTTACGACCACGGGTACGTGTTGGGCTATGAACGACTGACGGATCATGCGCCGGCTGTGGCTGGGCCACGCCACCGGTTGTGGCGTATCCGTGCCAAGCAGATTGTGACTGCAACGGGGGCCATTGAACGGCCGATTTCCTTTGCGGGTAACGATATCCCCGGGGTCATGCTGGCCAGTGCCGTACGCGACTATGCGGTGAATTTTGGTGTGTCCGCTGGTGACCGCACTGTTGTCGTGACAAACAATGACGACGCTTACCGAACCGCTATCGCGCTCAAGTCCGCTGGCCTTGATGTGCCGGTGATCCTTGATGCCCGCGCCGCTGGTGGCGGGGCATTGGCGGAGGAAGCCAAGGCTCTTGGCATCCGCGTCGAGAACGGCAAGGCCATCGCCAAGGTCAAAGGCGGAAAGCGCGTGACAGGCGTGGCGATCTGCGCGCAAGCGGGCGAGGGCGGTGTGCTGGAAGAGATTTCCTGTGACGCAGTGGCCATGTCCGGCGGCTGGTCCCCTGTGGTGCACCTCTGGTCCCACTGTGGCGGCAAGCTGATCTGGGACGAGGATCAGGCCCATTTCCGCCCTGATCCTGACAGGGCACCCACCAGCCATGACGGCAACGGTTTTGTTGTCACCGCAGGCACCGCAAGTGGTCCGCTGCTGACTGGTGACGTGCTGTCGGATGCGCAATCCGCAGGTGTCGCGGCGGCTAAGGCGGCTGGCTTCGACGGAGCCGCAGATGAAGCCCCGAAAGCTGAAGTACAAGACGAAGCTAGCATGGAACCTGTCTGGCTGATGCCGCAAGGGGCTGGGCCGAAGCTGCGCATGAAAGCCTGGCTCGATTATCAGAATGACGTAAAAGTGTCGGACGTGAAGCTGGCGGCGCAGGAAGGCTATGAAAGCGTGGAGCACACCAAGCGCTACACCACGCTTGGTATGGCAACTGATCAGGGAAAACTCAGCAACATCAACGGCTTGGCTGTGCTTTCTGATGCTCTCAATCAACCCATTCCGGCGACTGGCACGACAACGTTCCGCCCGCCATACACGCCGATTTCCATGGGCGCGATTGCCGGTGAGGCGCGGGATGAGGCATTCCAACCCCTGCGCCGCACGCCGATCCATGATTGGCACGAAGACAACGGTGCTTTCTTTGAGCCTGTGGGTCACTGGCGGCGGCCGTACTGCTTCCCGCGCAGCAATGAGAGCCATGCCGATGCGGTAAAGCGCGAGATCAACCAGACCCGCAATTCAGTGGGCCTTCTGGACGCCTCCACGCTGGGTAAGATCATTGTCAAAGGGCCGGATGCGGGCAAATTCCTCGACATGATGTACACCAATATGATGTCGACACTGAAGCCGGGCAAATGCCGCTATGGTCTGATGTGCAACGAGAACGGTTTCCTGATTGATGACGGCGTTGTGGCCCGGATCGATGAGGATACGTTCCTGTGTCACACCACCACAGGTGGCGCCGAGCGCATCCACGGCTGGATGGAAGACTGGCTGCAATGCGAATGGTGGGACTGGCAGGTCTATACCGCCAATGTCACCGAGCAATATGCGCAGATCGCTGTGGTGGGCCCCAACGCCCGCAAGGTGATCGAGAAACTTGGCGGCGAGATGGATGTCTCCAAAGAAGGCCTCGCCTTCATGGAATGGAAAGACGGCAAGATCGGCGACTTTGACGCCCGCGCTTACCGGATTTCCTTCTCCGGCGAGCTGTCCTACGAAATTGCTGTGCCTGCCAGCCAAGGCCGTGCTTTCTGGGACGCGCTGCTGGAGGCGGGTGAAGAGTTCGGCATTATGCCTTATGGCACAGAAGCGCTGCACGTCATGCGGGCCGAGAAGGGCTTTATCATGATTGGCGATGAAACCGACGGAACAGTGATCCCGCAGGACCTCAACATGCAGTGGGCGATTTCCAAGAAGAAAGAAGACTTCCTTGGCAAACGCGCGCAGATGCGCGACCACATGGCGAGCCCCGACCGCTGGAAGCTTGCGGGTTTTGAGACGCTGGACGGTTCGGTTATTCCGGACGGCGCCTATATCGTTGCCTCGGGTTCCAACGCCAATGGTCAACGTAACGTGCAAGGGCGCGTGACGTCGACGTACTACTCTCCAACATTGGATCGCGGGATTGCGATGGGGTTGCTACATCTTGGCCCTGACCGAATGGGCGAGGTTGTAGAGTTCAACAAAGTCGATGGAAGTACCGTTAAGGCGAAAGTGGTTGATCCGGTTTTCTATGACAAAGACGGGGAGAAGCAGAATGTCTGA
- a CDS encoding sarcosine oxidase subunit gamma, with the protein MSETVSALSGAKFTGFAQVTETGLRGMITVRGDLTSKEMAAAIKVATGAEVPAQRKVSIGEKGKVAWMSPDELLVVVDYATVLDTVAVLSESLSGTHALVANVSDARAVFEVSGAGTRDVLAKLAPVDLSHDVFSADEIRRTRLAQVPAAFWQTGSDSFEVICFRSVTQYVFDVLRLSATQGGEVQHIG; encoded by the coding sequence ATGTCTGAGACGGTTAGCGCGCTCTCTGGCGCAAAGTTCACGGGTTTTGCCCAAGTCACGGAAACAGGTCTGCGGGGCATGATCACGGTTCGCGGAGATTTAACCTCAAAGGAAATGGCCGCTGCGATAAAAGTAGCCACCGGTGCCGAAGTGCCCGCGCAACGCAAAGTATCGATTGGCGAGAAGGGTAAGGTTGCATGGATGTCACCTGACGAGCTTCTGGTCGTCGTTGACTATGCCACTGTGCTGGACACCGTCGCTGTCTTGTCTGAGAGCCTTTCTGGAACTCATGCTCTGGTGGCTAACGTGTCTGATGCCCGAGCTGTGTTTGAGGTCAGCGGGGCCGGAACCCGTGATGTATTGGCAAAGCTTGCTCCGGTGGATCTTTCGCACGACGTCTTCTCTGCCGATGAAATCCGCCGTACACGTCTCGCACAGGTGCCTGCTGCCTTCTGGCAGACGGGATCTGACAGTTTCGAAGTCATCTGTTTCCGTTCAGTCACGCAGTATGTTTTTGATGTTTTGCGCCTTTCGGCGACACAGGGCGGCGAAGTTCAGCACATAGGCTGA